GAAAAGATTACATTTGATAAAGTACTTTTATTAAGTGACGGAGAAACCATTAAAGTTGGAGCTCCTTACGTAGAAAGCTGCAATGTAGCCGGAACTGTAGTGGAACACGGTAAAGGACAGAAGGTCATCATCTTCAAGTATAAGTCCAAAAAAGACTACAGAAAGAAGCAGGGACACAGACAGCCTTACACAATGATTAAGATCGAAAAGGTTTCTGCTAGAAAAGCAAGAAAGACTAAAGCGGCAGTTGAAGCTGAAGAAGCAGCTGAATAGTGGTCTTTATAATCATTGGTAAGTTCGCTTATCATAATAGCTAAGAAATTAGCAAGACAGCACAGGAAAAAAGGAGGTGTAGTCTTATGGCAAGTAAGAAGGGAGTAGGTAGCTCCAAGAACGGTCGTGACAGTGAATCGAAACGTTTAGGCGTTAAAAGAGGCGACGGTCAGTATGTAAGTGCTGGCAGTATCCTGGTTAGACAGAGAGGAACAAAGTTTCATCCTGGCAATAACGTAGGCATTGGCGGAGACGATACTTTATTTGCTAAGATTGACGGAGCTGTAAAGTTCGAACGATATGACAAAACAAGAAAGCAAGTAAGCGTTTATCCTAAAGAAGCTTAATTTGATTGTAAAGCCCCTATTTTTTATAGGGGCTTTTTTAAAATAATGGGTGAAGAAATTTCTGTAAGAAGGAAGGAGAGGCTCAAATATGTTTGTTGATAGAGCCAAAATAACAATTAAATCAGGTAAAGGTGGGAATGGTGCGGTAACGTTCAGAAGAGAACCATTCGTTCCGGAAGGCGGCCCAGATGGTGGTGACGGCGGTAAAGGCGGAGACGTGATCTTTATGGCCGATGCAAGCCTTAGAACTCTTATGGATTTTAGATACAAAAGAAAATATGAAGCTGAAAATGGACAGGACGGTATGAAAAAGAAAAGGTTCGGAAAAAAAGGGGAAGACCTGATCATTAAAGTACCGCCGGGAACTGTAGTAATAGATGAAGAAACCGGATTGG
This region of Aminipila luticellarii genomic DNA includes:
- the rplU gene encoding 50S ribosomal protein L21 gives rise to the protein MYAVIETGGKQYRVQEGDVITVEKLDVEAGEKITFDKVLLLSDGETIKVGAPYVESCNVAGTVVEHGKGQKVIIFKYKSKKDYRKKQGHRQPYTMIKIEKVSARKARKTKAAVEAEEAAE
- the rpmA gene encoding 50S ribosomal protein L27, producing MASKKGVGSSKNGRDSESKRLGVKRGDGQYVSAGSILVRQRGTKFHPGNNVGIGGDDTLFAKIDGAVKFERYDKTRKQVSVYPKEA